In Acidovorax sp. GBBC 1281, a single window of DNA contains:
- the araD gene encoding L-arabinonate dehydratase, with the protein MTTTRRPPESLRSARWFAPDDLRSFGHRSRIMQMGYAPEDWVGKPIIAIVNTWSDINPCHGHFKQRVEDVKRGVLQAGGFPIELPAISLAEAFVKPTTMLYRNLLAMETEELLRSHPVDGAVLMGGCDKTGPGLLMGAISMGLPCVFVPAGPMLRGNYNGQVLGSGSDAWKLWDERRAGQITQAQWLGVEGGIARSHGTCMTMGTASTMTAIAEAIGMTLPGASSIPAPDANHVRMSAESGRRIVEMVWQDETPARLLSRESFLNGINVAMAVGCSTNAIVHLVAMSRRAGAHCAVTLDDFDAASRHVPVIANVRPSGDQYLMEDFYYAGGLPGLMSRMPQHLHLGARTVTGRTLGENIEGAAVFNDDVIRPLDNPIYAEGALAVLRGNLAPDGAVIKPSACAPHLQQHTGPALVFDDYPSMKAAVEDPDLDVTADHILVLRNAGPQGGPGMPEWGMLPIPAKLVKQGVRDMLRLSDARMSGTSYGACILHAAPEAYIGGPLALVKTGDRITVDVPARRIHLEVSDEELARRRAAWTPPPARFQRGYGWMFSRHILQADQGCDFDFLETGFGAPVPEPDIF; encoded by the coding sequence ATGACGACGACCCGCCGCCCCCCCGAGTCCCTGCGCAGCGCCCGCTGGTTCGCCCCCGACGACCTGCGCTCCTTCGGCCACCGCTCCCGCATCATGCAGATGGGCTATGCGCCCGAAGACTGGGTGGGCAAGCCCATCATTGCCATCGTCAACACGTGGTCGGACATCAACCCCTGCCACGGCCACTTCAAGCAGCGGGTGGAAGACGTCAAGCGCGGCGTGCTGCAGGCGGGCGGCTTTCCCATCGAACTGCCCGCCATCTCGCTGGCCGAGGCCTTCGTCAAGCCCACCACCATGCTCTACCGCAACCTGCTGGCCATGGAGACCGAGGAGCTGCTGCGCAGCCACCCGGTCGATGGCGCGGTGCTGATGGGCGGCTGCGACAAGACCGGCCCGGGCCTGCTGATGGGCGCCATCAGCATGGGCCTGCCCTGCGTCTTCGTGCCCGCCGGCCCCATGCTGCGCGGCAACTACAACGGGCAGGTGCTGGGCTCGGGCTCGGACGCGTGGAAGCTCTGGGACGAGCGCCGCGCCGGCCAGATCACGCAGGCGCAGTGGCTCGGGGTGGAAGGCGGCATCGCCCGCAGCCACGGCACCTGCATGACCATGGGCACGGCCAGCACCATGACGGCGATTGCCGAGGCCATCGGAATGACGCTGCCGGGCGCTTCCTCCATCCCCGCGCCGGACGCCAACCATGTGCGCATGAGCGCCGAGAGCGGCCGCCGCATCGTCGAGATGGTCTGGCAGGACGAGACCCCGGCCAGGCTGCTGAGCCGCGAATCGTTCCTGAACGGCATCAACGTCGCCATGGCCGTGGGCTGCTCCACCAACGCCATCGTCCACTTGGTGGCCATGTCGCGCCGCGCGGGCGCGCACTGCGCCGTCACGCTGGATGACTTCGACGCCGCCAGTCGCCACGTGCCCGTGATCGCCAACGTGCGGCCCAGCGGTGACCAGTACCTGATGGAGGACTTCTACTACGCCGGCGGCCTGCCCGGGCTCATGTCGCGCATGCCGCAGCACCTGCACTTGGGTGCGCGCACCGTCACCGGCCGCACGCTGGGCGAGAACATCGAAGGCGCTGCCGTGTTCAACGACGACGTGATCCGCCCATTGGACAACCCCATCTACGCCGAGGGTGCGCTCGCCGTGCTGCGCGGCAACCTCGCGCCCGACGGCGCCGTCATCAAGCCCAGCGCCTGCGCGCCGCACCTGCAGCAGCACACCGGCCCGGCGCTGGTGTTCGACGACTACCCCAGCATGAAGGCCGCTGTGGAAGACCCCGACCTCGACGTGACGGCCGACCACATCCTGGTGCTGCGCAACGCCGGCCCGCAGGGCGGCCCCGGCATGCCCGAATGGGGCATGCTGCCCATCCCCGCGAAGCTGGTGAAGCAGGGCGTGCGCGACATGCTGCGCCTGTCGGACGCGCGCATGAGCGGCACCAGCTACGGCGCCTGCATCCTGCACGCCGCGCCCGAGGCCTACATCGGCGGCCCGCTGGCGCTCGTGAAAACCGGCGACCGCATCACCGTGGACGTGCCCGCGCGCCGCATCCACCTGGAGGTGAGCGACGAGGAACTCGCCCGCCGCCGCGCCGCCTGGACGCCGCCGCCCGCACGCTTTCAGCGCGGCTACGGCTGGATGTTCAGCCGCCACATCCTGCAGGCCGACCAGGGCTGCGACTTCGATTTCCTCGAAACCGGCTTCGGCGCCCCCGTGCCCGAGCCCGACATCTTCTGA
- a CDS encoding GntR family transcriptional regulator: MNVRDKVRLDRSRHAAPQIFEKLRAAIVSLDLTPGTVLARAELADRFGISQTPVRDALMRLGEEGLVDIFPQHATVVSRIDVAAARQAHYLRRSIELEVVRTLALQGGEAIARRLQAQIGVMQAAAEPLEPEAFSQADLAFHRLMYEAAEVPRLWELVRSHSGHVDRLRHLHLPSAGKAESVLADHRRIAEAIARGDAPGAQEALRTHLSGTLNQVDEICARHPDYVHAD; the protein is encoded by the coding sequence ATGAACGTGAGAGACAAAGTCCGCCTCGACCGGTCGCGCCATGCGGCGCCGCAGATCTTCGAAAAACTGCGCGCGGCCATCGTGTCGCTGGACCTCACCCCGGGCACCGTGCTGGCCCGCGCAGAGTTGGCCGATCGCTTCGGCATCAGCCAGACGCCCGTGCGCGATGCGTTGATGCGCCTGGGCGAGGAAGGGCTGGTGGACATCTTTCCGCAGCACGCCACGGTGGTGAGCCGTATCGACGTGGCCGCCGCGCGGCAGGCGCACTACCTGCGCCGGTCCATCGAGCTTGAGGTGGTGCGCACGCTGGCGCTGCAGGGCGGCGAGGCCATCGCCCGGCGCCTGCAGGCCCAGATCGGCGTGATGCAGGCCGCGGCCGAGCCCCTGGAGCCCGAGGCGTTCTCGCAGGCCGACCTGGCGTTCCACCGCCTGATGTACGAGGCCGCCGAGGTGCCGCGCCTGTGGGAGCTGGTGCGCAGCCACTCCGGCCACGTGGACCGGCTGCGCCACCTGCACCTGCCCAGCGCGGGCAAGGCGGAGTCGGTGCTGGCCGATCACCGCCGCATCGCCGAGGCCATCGCGCGCGGGGACGCACCCGGCGCCCAGGAGGCGCTGCGCACGCATCTGTCGGGCACGCTCAACCAGGTGGACGAGATCTGCGCCCGCCACCCGGACTACGTGCACGCCGACTGA
- a CDS encoding DUF5666 domain-containing protein, giving the protein MQSTLFLPDVHPSSPARRRLLAGGAASATLVLFGCGGGGGGGDVSGVGSTADASFSSGPISGFGSIIVNNLRYDDTAARILDDAGQAVTTAALRLGMVVEVNGSGIAVDASGLRRSVASTISLRSEIEGPITAIDTAARTFAVLGQTVQWADATLYSDNLPNGAASLAVGQVVQVFGLRNPDGLYSATLVVRDEPVPTRYKLRGVVAALDGTAQTFRIGGAVIAYGAVASQAPGIANGQYARVELQTAPDASGRWVASALRTTASSVTLPSGNNVAVELKGYVTAFTSNTAFSVNGVPVNASGVANPPAGLALGRRVDVKGVFVSGQFNASEIALEEAGSLASRSFDVKGSIQRVIPAASVIVVRGVPVHYASARFEGGTASDLAENRSVEIQAQVAAGTFGLVAQTIRFVA; this is encoded by the coding sequence ATGCAGTCCACCTTGTTTCTTCCCGACGTCCACCCGTCCTCCCCCGCGCGCCGCCGCCTGCTGGCCGGTGGCGCGGCTTCCGCCACCCTGGTGCTGTTCGGTTGCGGTGGAGGGGGCGGCGGTGGCGATGTCTCCGGCGTCGGCAGCACGGCCGATGCGTCGTTCTCCAGCGGCCCCATCAGCGGCTTCGGCTCCATCATCGTCAACAACCTGCGCTACGACGACACCGCCGCGCGCATCCTGGACGATGCCGGCCAGGCCGTCACCACCGCCGCCCTGCGGCTGGGCATGGTGGTGGAGGTGAACGGCTCGGGCATCGCGGTGGACGCCAGCGGGCTGCGCCGCTCCGTGGCCTCGACCATCAGCCTGCGCAGCGAGATCGAGGGGCCCATCACCGCCATCGACACCGCCGCCCGCACCTTCGCCGTGCTGGGCCAGACCGTGCAGTGGGCCGATGCCACGCTCTACAGCGACAACCTGCCCAATGGCGCGGCCAGCCTGGCGGTGGGCCAAGTGGTGCAGGTGTTCGGCCTGCGCAACCCCGACGGGCTGTACAGCGCCACGCTGGTGGTGCGCGACGAGCCCGTGCCCACCCGCTACAAGCTGCGCGGCGTGGTCGCCGCGCTGGACGGCACTGCGCAGACCTTCCGCATCGGCGGCGCGGTGATCGCCTACGGCGCCGTCGCGTCGCAGGCTCCCGGTATCGCCAACGGGCAGTACGCCCGCGTGGAGCTGCAGACGGCGCCCGACGCATCCGGCCGCTGGGTGGCCTCGGCCCTGCGCACCACCGCCAGCAGCGTGACGCTGCCCAGCGGCAACAACGTGGCGGTCGAACTCAAGGGCTACGTCACCGCGTTCACCAGCAACACGGCCTTCAGCGTGAACGGCGTGCCGGTCAACGCCAGCGGCGTGGCCAACCCGCCTGCGGGCCTGGCGTTGGGCCGGCGCGTGGACGTGAAGGGCGTGTTCGTGAGCGGCCAGTTCAACGCGAGCGAGATCGCGCTGGAAGAGGCCGGCAGCCTGGCCAGCCGCAGCTTCGACGTGAAGGGATCGATCCAGCGCGTGATCCCGGCGGCCTCGGTGATCGTGGTGCGCGGCGTGCCGGTCCACTACGCCAGCGCCCGCTTCGAGGGCGGCACCGCGTCCGACCTGGCCGAGAACCGCTCCGTGGAGATCCAGGCGCAGGTGGCCGCCGGCACCTTCGGCCTGGTGGCGCAGACCATCCGGTTCGTCGCTTGA
- a CDS encoding flagellar basal body rod protein FlgC gives MASVSSIAASGLRAAQVRMDVSANNVANMNTPGFKRQTVDQEAVASQGGVATTNVGRAAQEGASLEADAVDQISATYAFKANLQVLRTEDRMMGSLLDTRA, from the coding sequence ATGGCCTCTGTTTCCTCGATCGCCGCCTCCGGCCTGCGCGCCGCCCAGGTGCGCATGGATGTCTCCGCCAACAACGTCGCCAACATGAACACGCCCGGGTTCAAGCGCCAGACGGTGGACCAAGAGGCCGTGGCCTCGCAAGGCGGCGTGGCCACCACCAATGTGGGCCGTGCGGCGCAGGAAGGCGCCTCGCTCGAGGCCGATGCGGTCGACCAGATCTCGGCCACCTATGCGTTCAAGGCCAATCTGCAGGTGTTGCGCACCGAAGACCGCATGATGGGCTCACTGCTCGACACCCGGGCCTGA
- a CDS encoding DUF2061 domain-containing protein, translated as MSRIRQATLRNLPTLMKTGSYYLIHICVAALVAYAVTGNLIASITLSLLEPTVQAVAFFFHEKAWERAARRRAAAAGDAPLAA; from the coding sequence ATGTCCCGCATCCGCCAAGCCACGCTCCGCAACCTGCCCACCCTCATGAAGACGGGCAGCTACTACCTCATCCACATCTGTGTGGCGGCCCTGGTGGCCTACGCGGTCACCGGCAACCTGATCGCCTCGATCACGCTGAGCCTGCTGGAGCCCACGGTGCAGGCGGTGGCGTTCTTCTTCCACGAAAAGGCCTGGGAGCGGGCGGCCCGCCGCCGCGCGGCAGCGGCCGGCGATGCGCCCCTGGCGGCTTGA
- a CDS encoding SPFH domain-containing protein, whose protein sequence is MALMDFIKKQFIDIIQWTEDSDGTLAWRFPMRDMEIQNGGTLVVRESQMAVFVNEGQVADVFGPGTYKLTTQTLPVLTYLKNWDKLFESPFKSDVYFFSTRQQVDQKWGTPQPITIRDKDFGAVRLRAFGNYAFRVADPKLFHTEISGTRAEYTVSEIDGQLRGLVLQNISNAIAGSGLPFLDLAANQVMFAEALAKELQPAFAKIGLLLEGMTVQNVSLPEELQKILDQKIGMGMVGNDMGKFMQYQTAQAIPKFAEGSGNGGGGIAGDAMGLGAGVALGQVLAQNLQQGLQGQNPGAAQQAAAAVAAAPVAGVKPEDVMATLEKLGELKAKGILTQEEFDAKKAELLKKLV, encoded by the coding sequence ATGGCCCTCATGGACTTCATCAAGAAACAGTTCATCGACATCATCCAGTGGACCGAGGACAGCGACGGCACGCTGGCCTGGCGCTTCCCGATGCGGGACATGGAAATCCAGAACGGCGGCACGCTTGTAGTGCGCGAGTCGCAGATGGCGGTCTTCGTGAACGAAGGCCAGGTGGCCGACGTGTTCGGCCCCGGCACCTACAAGCTGACCACGCAGACGCTGCCGGTGCTCACCTACCTGAAGAACTGGGACAAGCTCTTCGAGTCCCCGTTCAAGAGCGACGTGTACTTCTTCAGCACGCGCCAGCAGGTGGACCAGAAGTGGGGCACGCCACAGCCCATCACCATCCGCGACAAGGATTTCGGCGCCGTGCGCCTGCGCGCCTTCGGCAACTACGCCTTCCGCGTGGCCGACCCCAAGCTGTTCCACACCGAGATCTCGGGCACGCGCGCCGAGTACACCGTCTCCGAAATCGACGGCCAGCTGCGCGGCCTGGTGTTGCAGAACATCAGCAACGCCATCGCGGGCAGCGGCCTGCCGTTCCTCGACCTGGCGGCCAACCAGGTGATGTTCGCCGAGGCCCTGGCCAAGGAGCTGCAGCCCGCGTTCGCAAAGATCGGCCTGCTGCTGGAGGGCATGACGGTCCAGAACGTCTCGCTGCCCGAAGAGCTGCAGAAGATCCTGGACCAGAAGATCGGCATGGGCATGGTCGGCAACGACATGGGCAAGTTCATGCAGTACCAGACGGCGCAGGCGATCCCGAAATTCGCCGAAGGCTCGGGCAACGGTGGGGGCGGCATTGCCGGCGACGCCATGGGCCTGGGCGCCGGCGTGGCGCTGGGCCAGGTGCTGGCGCAAAACCTGCAGCAGGGCCTTCAGGGCCAGAACCCCGGCGCAGCCCAGCAGGCCGCCGCCGCGGTGGCGGCCGCGCCTGTGGCGGGCGTCAAGCCCGAGGACGTGATGGCCACGCTGGAGAAGCTGGGCGAGCTCAAGGCCAAGGGCATCCTCACGCAGGAGGAGTTCGACGCCAAGAAGGCCGAACTGCTCAAGAAGCTGGTCTAG
- a CDS encoding DUF4178 domain-containing protein yields the protein MAESGTQRTYRAPCPGCGAPVEFKSAQSTHAVCPYCQSTVVRSGEVLTRVGKMAEVFDDHSPLQLMASGRIVLDGLDLPFTLIGRLQYKGDAGTWTEWNAFLEDGSTATLGEDNGAYVFTRLAAAGRELPAAEQFRVGMTTAVAGKPYSVAANVQAQLISAQGELPKLPPLGYPFSMVELRSADGEVLSIDYGSTPPKVDRGRAVQLDDLKLQGLKDASTKDETGRQFNCPNCGAPVPVKLGTTKSLTCPSCHSLIDLSSGLGAELRHAMQDEPVNPLIPLGQNGQLEGVHWQVVGFQHRMGVEPGDDEHFGWDEYLLYHQKRGFAFLVDATDGWSLVRPTTGAPQLTGGGQSATYLGTTYRLSSQYDAETTYVAGEFYWPVERGQKSANRDFASSTGRGLLSMEQTPREITWSSGSKIDSAVVAQAFKLDGQKDLFKRADAAPMASATSMGCMTIIVIAVILIIILLLMSNCSGSSGGGYRSSGGSFGGYSSGGGHK from the coding sequence ATGGCCGAGAGCGGCACCCAGCGTACCTACCGCGCGCCCTGCCCCGGCTGTGGCGCGCCGGTCGAATTCAAGAGCGCGCAGTCCACCCACGCCGTCTGCCCCTACTGCCAGAGCACGGTGGTGCGCAGCGGCGAGGTGCTCACGCGCGTGGGCAAGATGGCCGAGGTCTTCGACGACCACAGCCCCCTGCAGCTCATGGCCAGCGGCCGCATCGTGCTGGACGGGCTGGACCTGCCCTTCACGCTGATCGGGCGCCTGCAATACAAGGGCGACGCCGGCACCTGGACCGAGTGGAACGCTTTCCTCGAAGACGGCAGCACCGCCACGCTGGGCGAGGACAACGGCGCCTACGTATTCACGCGGCTGGCCGCGGCGGGGCGCGAGCTGCCCGCGGCCGAGCAGTTCCGCGTCGGCATGACCACGGCGGTGGCCGGCAAGCCCTACAGCGTGGCCGCCAACGTGCAGGCGCAGCTCATCTCCGCCCAGGGCGAACTGCCCAAGCTGCCGCCGCTGGGCTACCCGTTCAGCATGGTGGAGCTGCGCAGCGCCGACGGCGAGGTGCTGTCGATCGACTACGGCAGCACGCCCCCGAAGGTGGATCGCGGCCGGGCCGTGCAGCTCGACGATCTGAAGCTGCAGGGCCTGAAAGACGCCTCCACCAAGGACGAGACAGGCCGCCAGTTCAACTGCCCCAACTGCGGCGCCCCGGTGCCCGTGAAGCTGGGCACCACCAAGAGCCTGACCTGCCCGTCGTGCCACAGCCTCATCGACCTGTCCAGCGGCCTGGGCGCCGAACTGCGCCACGCCATGCAGGACGAGCCGGTGAACCCGCTCATCCCGCTGGGCCAGAACGGGCAGCTGGAGGGCGTGCACTGGCAGGTGGTGGGCTTTCAGCACCGCATGGGCGTGGAGCCGGGCGACGACGAGCATTTCGGCTGGGACGAATACCTGCTCTACCACCAAAAGCGTGGCTTCGCCTTCCTGGTGGACGCGACCGACGGCTGGAGCCTGGTGCGACCCACTACGGGCGCGCCGCAGCTGACCGGCGGCGGCCAGAGCGCGACCTACCTGGGCACCACCTACCGCCTGTCCAGCCAGTACGACGCCGAGACCACCTACGTGGCCGGCGAGTTCTACTGGCCCGTGGAGCGCGGCCAGAAAAGCGCCAACCGCGACTTCGCCAGCAGCACCGGCCGCGGCCTGCTGTCGATGGAGCAGACCCCGCGCGAGATCACCTGGTCCAGCGGCAGCAAGATCGACAGCGCGGTGGTGGCGCAGGCCTTCAAGCTGGATGGGCAAAAAGACCTGTTCAAGCGCGCGGACGCCGCACCGATGGCCAGCGCCACCAGCATGGGCTGCATGACCATCATCGTCATCGCGGTCATCCTCATCATCATCCTGCTGCTGATGAGCAACTGCTCGGGATCGTCCGGCGGCGGCTACCGCAGCTCGGGCGGCTCCTTCGGCGGGTATTCCAGCGGGGGCGGGCACAAATGA
- a CDS encoding DUF350 domain-containing protein, protein MALEWLRPAAFFGSILFALIGVLVFWVSFIIIDKLTPYDLWAEIVEKQNKALAMVVAAMCLGISIIVAAAMHGG, encoded by the coding sequence ATGGCTCTTGAATGGCTGCGGCCCGCCGCGTTTTTCGGCTCCATCCTGTTCGCGCTCATCGGCGTGCTGGTGTTCTGGGTGAGCTTCATCATCATCGACAAGCTCACCCCCTACGACCTGTGGGCCGAGATCGTCGAGAAGCAGAACAAGGCCCTCGCCATGGTGGTGGCGGCCATGTGCCTGGGGATCAGCATCATCGTGGCGGCGGCGATGCACGGGGGGTGA
- a CDS encoding class I SAM-dependent DNA methyltransferase has translation MNADFKKTLWATADKLRANMDAAEYKHLVLGLIFLKYVSDTFAARRAEVAARLTDPNDGYYYGEAGPEDLAAELDDRDYYREANVFWVPQGARWETLRNLAKRPDIGKHIDDSLALIESENPKLKGILDKRYARTQLPDGKLGELVDLVSTIGFGDTPDAASDMLGQVYEYFLGMFANAEGKRGGQFYTPASIVKTLVAVLDPHTGKVYDPCCGSGGMFVQSKKFIESHGGKKDDVSIYGQESNPTTWRLAAMNLAIRGIDFNLGREPADTFVRNQHPDLRADFILANPPFNISDWWHPSLEGDARWVYGDPPHGNANTAWLQHMLHHLKPTGRAGIVLANGSMSSSQNNEGQIRAAMVDADVVEVMIALPGQLFFNTQIPACLWFLAKSKKRKGEVLFIDARKLATMISRVQGELTDEVIDRIATTVAAWRGGPQTGASITIYEDHPGFCRSVPLAEIAQHGHVLTPGRYVGAEAVEDDDEAFADKIVKLTEKLGEQMAKGAELDAVIRAKLGGLGYEF, from the coding sequence ATGAACGCCGATTTCAAGAAAACCCTCTGGGCCACCGCCGACAAACTGCGCGCCAACATGGACGCGGCCGAATACAAGCACCTGGTGCTCGGCCTCATCTTCCTCAAGTACGTCAGCGACACCTTCGCCGCGCGCCGCGCCGAGGTGGCCGCCCGCCTCACTGATCCGAACGACGGCTATTACTACGGCGAAGCCGGCCCGGAAGACCTGGCCGCCGAACTGGACGACCGCGACTACTACCGCGAGGCCAACGTCTTCTGGGTGCCGCAGGGCGCACGCTGGGAAACCCTGCGCAACCTGGCCAAGCGGCCCGACATCGGCAAGCACATCGACGACTCGCTGGCGCTCATCGAAAGCGAGAACCCCAAGCTCAAGGGCATTCTCGACAAACGCTACGCCCGCACCCAACTGCCCGACGGCAAGCTGGGCGAGCTGGTGGATCTGGTGTCCACCATCGGCTTCGGCGACACCCCCGATGCCGCCAGCGACATGCTCGGCCAGGTGTATGAATACTTCCTCGGCATGTTCGCCAACGCCGAGGGCAAGCGCGGCGGGCAGTTCTACACCCCCGCCAGCATCGTCAAGACCCTGGTGGCCGTGCTCGATCCGCACACCGGCAAGGTGTACGACCCCTGCTGCGGCAGCGGCGGTATGTTCGTGCAATCTAAAAAATTCATCGAATCCCACGGCGGAAAGAAGGACGACGTGTCCATCTATGGGCAGGAGAGCAATCCCACCACCTGGCGCCTGGCTGCCATGAACCTGGCCATTCGCGGGATCGACTTCAACCTGGGGCGTGAACCTGCCGACACCTTTGTGCGCAACCAGCACCCCGACCTGCGCGCCGACTTCATCCTGGCCAACCCGCCCTTCAACATCAGCGACTGGTGGCACCCCAGCCTGGAGGGCGACGCCCGCTGGGTGTATGGCGACCCGCCCCACGGCAACGCCAACACCGCCTGGCTACAGCACATGCTGCACCACTTGAAGCCCACCGGCCGCGCAGGCATTGTGCTGGCCAATGGCAGCATGAGCAGCAGCCAGAACAACGAGGGCCAGATCCGCGCCGCCATGGTCGATGCCGACGTGGTGGAGGTGATGATCGCCCTGCCCGGCCAGCTGTTCTTCAACACGCAAATCCCGGCGTGCCTGTGGTTTTTGGCCAAGAGTAAAAAGCGCAAGGGCGAAGTGCTGTTCATCGACGCCCGCAAGCTCGCCACCATGATCAGCCGCGTGCAGGGCGAGTTGACCGATGAGGTCATCGACCGCATCGCCACCACCGTGGCCGCCTGGCGCGGCGGGCCGCAGACCGGTGCCAGCATCACCATTTACGAAGACCACCCCGGGTTTTGCCGCAGCGTGCCCCTGGCAGAGATCGCCCAGCACGGCCACGTACTCACCCCCGGCCGCTACGTGGGCGCCGAGGCGGTGGAGGACGACGACGAGGCCTTTGCCGACAAGATAGTCAAGCTGACGGAGAAGCTGGGCGAGCAGATGGCCAAGGGCGCGGAGCTGGATGCGGTGATTCGGGCGAAGCTGGGGGGGCTGGGGTATGAATTTTGA
- a CDS encoding restriction endonuclease subunit S encodes MNFDELFLEELAAPTKNAVVGGPFGSNLVSKDYAPEGIPVIRGQNMGGRWVGGEFVFVSSVKADSLSPNKARPGDLVFTQRGTLGQVAIVPGSPYSEYIISQSQMKVTLDSTKADVNFLYYAFQSPEQLEYIKNTAIQTGVPHTNLGILKKTPLRIPSLAAQRQIAAVLGALDDRITLLRETNATLEAIAQALFKSWFVDFDPVRAKMEGRAPEGMDEATAALFPDALEKSELGWVPKGWRVLPIGDAVEATGGATPDTKNPAFWTPAVHCWTTPKDLSGVAAPVLLDTERKLSDQGLSKIGSGLLPVGTLLLSSRAPIGYLAVAHVPLAINQGYIAIPPGGLLPPLYMLFWCRQNMESIKARANGSTFMEISKKAFRPIPALIPPDQIVNAFAEVAGALFNRLVKNEKQAQTLSTLRDTLLPRLISGQLRLPDAQALLKETA; translated from the coding sequence ATGAATTTTGATGAACTGTTTCTTGAAGAACTTGCAGCACCAACCAAGAACGCTGTAGTTGGCGGTCCGTTTGGGTCGAACCTTGTCTCAAAAGACTACGCTCCTGAAGGCATTCCAGTTATTCGTGGACAAAACATGGGAGGTCGCTGGGTAGGTGGTGAGTTCGTATTCGTCTCTTCGGTGAAAGCCGACTCGCTGAGCCCAAACAAAGCGCGCCCCGGTGACTTGGTTTTTACTCAGCGCGGTACCCTCGGTCAAGTGGCAATCGTTCCGGGGTCTCCCTACTCGGAATACATCATTTCGCAGAGTCAGATGAAGGTAACGCTTGATTCAACAAAGGCTGATGTCAACTTCCTCTACTACGCATTCCAGTCTCCTGAGCAACTTGAGTACATCAAAAACACGGCGATTCAAACCGGAGTGCCGCATACCAACCTCGGCATCCTGAAGAAAACTCCGCTTCGCATTCCTTCATTAGCGGCGCAGCGGCAAATTGCCGCGGTTCTCGGGGCGCTCGACGACCGCATCACCCTTCTGCGCGAAACCAACGCCACGCTCGAAGCTATTGCCCAGGCCCTGTTCAAGTCGTGGTTTGTCGATTTCGACCCCGTGCGCGCCAAGATGGAAGGCCGCGCCCCCGAAGGCATGGACGAAGCCACCGCCGCGCTGTTTCCCGATGCGCTGGAGAAGTCGGAGTTGGGGTGGGTGCCGAAGGGGTGGCGTGTGTTGCCGATTGGTGATGCCGTTGAAGCAACGGGGGGCGCCACACCAGACACCAAGAACCCGGCGTTTTGGACCCCGGCAGTTCACTGCTGGACCACGCCCAAAGATCTTTCGGGTGTGGCTGCGCCAGTGCTGCTGGATACCGAACGCAAGCTCAGTGACCAAGGTTTGTCCAAGATCGGCTCGGGCTTGCTGCCGGTAGGCACGTTGCTTTTGTCATCTCGGGCACCCATTGGCTACCTCGCTGTTGCTCATGTTCCCTTGGCTATCAACCAAGGCTATATCGCCATCCCACCCGGAGGTTTGCTCCCGCCGCTGTACATGCTGTTCTGGTGCCGCCAAAACATGGAATCCATCAAGGCGCGAGCCAACGGATCAACCTTCATGGAAATCAGCAAGAAAGCGTTTCGACCCATTCCTGCGCTGATTCCACCCGATCAGATCGTGAATGCATTTGCAGAGGTTGCAGGCGCTTTGTTTAACAGGCTGGTCAAGAACGAAAAGCAAGCCCAAACCCTCTCCACCCTCCGCGACACCCTGCTCCCCCGCCTGATCTCCGGCCAGTTGCGCTTGCCCGACGCGCAGGCCCTGCTCAAGGAAACCGCGTGA